A stretch of Natator depressus isolate rNatDep1 chromosome 2, rNatDep2.hap1, whole genome shotgun sequence DNA encodes these proteins:
- the OLAH gene encoding S-acyl fatty acid synthase thioesterase, medium chain isoform X1, with protein sequence MVEFLNFHPTINLSLVQSTQEIHFLDTTVLINNGHINTTLYRKPTDRYSYLHASSFHPDHTTRSIVYSQALRYNCICSNPSDRDKHLQDLYQALLQLQYPPAEVKKQIDRARRVPRSHLLQDRPNKENNRTPLAVTFSPQLKPLQRIIKDLQPILKDDPTLSQILGDRPVLAYRQPPNLKRILTNNHIPHNRTTNPGTYPCNKAHCQPCPHIYSGDTITGLNNISHAIRGSFTCTSTNVIYAIMCQQCPSAMYISQTGQSLRKRINGHKSDVKNYNIHKPVGEHFNLSGHAITDMKVAILQQKNFKSRLQRETAELEFICKLDTINLGLATPSLYLSHYAR encoded by the coding sequence atggtggaattcctcaatttccatcccaccatcaacctcagcctggtccagtccacacaagagatccacttcctggacactacagtgctaataaacaatggtcacataaacaccaccctataccggaaacctactgaccgctattcctacctacatgcctccagctttcaccctgaccacaccacacgatccatcgtctacagccaagctctgcgatacaactgcatttgctccaacccctcagacagagacaaacacctacaagatctctatcaagcactcttacaactacaatacccacctgcggaagtgaagaaacagattgatagagccagaagagttcccagaagtcacctactacaggacaggcctaacaaagaaaataacagaacgccactagccgtcaccttcagtccccaactaaaacccctccaacgcattattaaggatctacaacctatcctgaaggatgacccaacactctcacaaatcttgggagacaggccagtccttgcctacagacagccccccaacctgaagcgaatactcaccaacaaccacataccacacaacagaaccactaacccaggaacctatccttgcaacaaagcccattgccaaccgtgcccacatatctattcaggggacaccatcacagggcttaacaacatcagccacgctatcagaggctcgttcacctgcacatccaccaatgtgatatatgccatcatgtgccagcaatgcccctctgccatgtacattagtcaaactggacagtctctacgtaaaagaataaatggacacaaatcggatgtcaagaattataacattcataaaccagtcggagaacacttcaatctctctggtcacgcaatcacagacatgaaggtcgctatcttacagcaaaaaaacttcaaatccagactccagcgagaaactgctgaattggaattcatttgcaaattggatactattaatttaggcttagccactcccagtctctatttaagtcATTATGCGAGGTag